A region from the Ancylothrix sp. D3o genome encodes:
- a CDS encoding tyrosine-type recombinase/integrase: KWKDLKKRIPGGQVDILGKGSKLRHILISEQLWFDLQSTRKKATSTMPVFPTKSGRHYAASNVVRIVRAAAIRAGLEQKVSPHWLRHAHASHSLDRGAPLHLVQATLGHSSISTTERYLHARPDDSSSRYLPKT, encoded by the coding sequence AAGTGGAAGGATTTAAAAAAACGAATCCCAGGCGGGCAAGTCGATATTTTAGGGAAAGGTTCTAAACTTCGCCACATCCTTATCTCTGAACAATTGTGGTTTGATTTACAATCCACACGCAAAAAGGCTACTTCAACAATGCCGGTGTTCCCGACTAAATCAGGCCGGCATTATGCAGCAAGCAATGTTGTAAGAATTGTTAGAGCAGCGGCAATTCGGGCCGGTCTGGAACAAAAAGTATCCCCTCATTGGCTGCGTCATGCTCATGCTTCCCATTCATTAGATAGGGGTGCTCCTCTACATCTGGTACAAGCAACTTTGGGACATTCTAGCATTTCCACAACAGAGCGCTATCTACACGCCAGACCAGATGATAGTTCATCCCGCTATTTGCCAAAAACTTAG